Proteins co-encoded in one Cricetulus griseus strain 17A/GY chromosome 1 unlocalized genomic scaffold, alternate assembly CriGri-PICRH-1.0 chr1_1, whole genome shotgun sequence genomic window:
- the Dcaf11 gene encoding DDB1- and CUL4-associated factor 11 isoform X1: MGSRNSSSAGSGSLEPSEGLSRRAAGLRRSEEEEEEDEDVDLAQVLAYLLRRGQVRLVQGGGAANLQLIQAFSDSEEEHDSAWDGRLGDRYNPPVDAAPDTGELEYNEIKTQVELATGRLGLRKTAQEHSFPRMLHQRERGLCHRGSFSLGEQSRVMSHFLPNDLSFTDTYSQKAFCGIYSKDGQIFMSACQDQTIRLYDCRYGRFHKFKSIKARDVGWSVLDVAFTPDGNHFLYSSWSDYIHICNIYGEGDTHTALDLRPEERRFAVFSIAVSSDGREVLGGANDGCLYVFDREQNRRTLQIESHEDDVNAVAFADISSQILFSGGDDAICKVWDRRTMREDDPKPVGALAGHQDGITFIDSKGDARYLISNSKDQTIKLWDIRRFSSREGMEASRQAATQQNWDYRWQQVPKKAWKKLKLPGDSSLMTYRGHGVLHTLIRCRFSPAHSTGQQFIYSGCSTGKVVVYDLLSGHIVKKLTNHKACVRDVSWHPFEEKIVSSSWDGNLRLWQYRQAEYFQDDMPESEKCPCAPTSVPCPSVAFSSPQ, translated from the exons ATGGGATCGCGGAACAGTAGCAGCGCAGGATCCGGGTCCTTAGAGCCCTCTGAGGGCTTGTCCCGAAGAGCGGCTGGCCTGCGTCGGagtgaggaagaagaagaggaggatgaagatgTGGATCTGGCCCAGGTACTGGCCTATCTCCTCCGCAG AGGCCAAGTGAGGTTGGTGCAAGGAGGAGGTGCAGCAAATCTACAACTCATCCAGGCCTTCTCTGACTCAGAGGAAGAGCATGACAGTGCCTGGGATGGTCGCCTTGGAGATAGATACAACCCACCTG TGGATGCAGCCCCTGACACTGGGGAGCTGGAATACAATGAGATCAAGACACAGGTGGAATTGGCCACAGGGCGGCTAGGACTTAGGAAGACTGCCCAGGAGCACAGCTTTCCTCGAATGTTACACCAG AGAGAACGGGGCCTCTGCCACCGGGGAAGCTTCTCCCTTGGAGAACAGTCTCGAGTGATGTCTCA CTTCTTGCCCAATGACCTAAGCTTCACTGATACCTACTCTCAGAAGGCTTTCTGCGGCATCTACAGCAAAGATGGTCAAATCTTCATGTCTGCTTGCCAAG ATCAGACAATCCGACTGTACGACTGTCGGTATGGCCGCTTCCATAAATTCAAAAGCATCAAGGCCCGGGATGTAGGCTGGAGTGTCTTGGATGTGGCCTTCACTCCTGATGGAAACCACTTCCTGTACTCCAGCTGGTCTGATTACA tTCATATCTGCAATATCTATGgggaaggagacacacacactgCCCTGGATCTAAG GCCAGAAGAGCGTCGCTTTGCTGTCTTCTCCATCGCTGTCTCCTCAGATGGGCGAGAAGTACTAGGAGG AGCCAATGATGGCTGCCTGTATGTCTTTGACCGAGAACAAAACCGGCGTACTCTTCAG ATTGAGTCTCACGAGGATGACGTGAATGCAGTGGCGTTTGCTGACATAAGCTCCCAAATCCTGTTCTCTGGGGGAGACGATGCCATCTGCAAAGTGTGGGACCGACGCACCATGAGAGAGGATGACCCCAAGCCTGTGGGTGCACTGGCTGGACACCAGGATGGCATCACCTTTATTGACAGCAAG GGTGATGCCCGGTATCTCATCTCCAACTCCAAAGACCAGACCATTAAACTTTGGGATATCAGACGCTTTTCCAGCCGAGAAGGCATGGAAGCATCACGCCAGGCTGCCACACAGCAAAACTGGGACTATCGGTGGCAACAGGTACCCAAGAAAG CCTGGAAGAAGCTGAAGCTCCCAGGAGACAGCTCCTTGATGACCTACCGAGGCCATGGAGTGCTGCACACTCTCATCCGCTGCCGATTCTCCCCAGCCCACAGCACCGGCCAGCAGTTCATCTACAGTGGCTGCTCTACTGGCAAAGTAGTTG TATATGACCTTCTAAGTGGCCACATTGTGAAGAAGCTGACCAACCACAAGGCCTGTGTGCGTGACGTCAGTTGGCACCCCTTTGAAGAAAAGATTGTCAGCAGTTCG TGGGATGGGAACCTGCGTCTTTGGCAGTACCGCCAGGCTGAGTACTTCCAGGATGACATGCCAGAGTCTGAGAAATGTCCCTGTGCTCCCACTTCGGTGCCCTGCCCATCTGTGGCCTTTTCCTCACCTCAGTAG
- the Dcaf11 gene encoding DDB1- and CUL4-associated factor 11 isoform X2 — protein sequence MKMWIWPRGQVRLVQGGGAANLQLIQAFSDSEEEHDSAWDGRLGDRYNPPVDAAPDTGELEYNEIKTQVELATGRLGLRKTAQEHSFPRMLHQRERGLCHRGSFSLGEQSRVMSHFLPNDLSFTDTYSQKAFCGIYSKDGQIFMSACQDQTIRLYDCRYGRFHKFKSIKARDVGWSVLDVAFTPDGNHFLYSSWSDYIHICNIYGEGDTHTALDLRPEERRFAVFSIAVSSDGREVLGGANDGCLYVFDREQNRRTLQIESHEDDVNAVAFADISSQILFSGGDDAICKVWDRRTMREDDPKPVGALAGHQDGITFIDSKGDARYLISNSKDQTIKLWDIRRFSSREGMEASRQAATQQNWDYRWQQVPKKAWKKLKLPGDSSLMTYRGHGVLHTLIRCRFSPAHSTGQQFIYSGCSTGKVVVYDLLSGHIVKKLTNHKACVRDVSWHPFEEKIVSSSWDGNLRLWQYRQAEYFQDDMPESEKCPCAPTSVPCPSVAFSSPQ from the exons atgaagatgTGGATCTGGCCCAG AGGCCAAGTGAGGTTGGTGCAAGGAGGAGGTGCAGCAAATCTACAACTCATCCAGGCCTTCTCTGACTCAGAGGAAGAGCATGACAGTGCCTGGGATGGTCGCCTTGGAGATAGATACAACCCACCTG TGGATGCAGCCCCTGACACTGGGGAGCTGGAATACAATGAGATCAAGACACAGGTGGAATTGGCCACAGGGCGGCTAGGACTTAGGAAGACTGCCCAGGAGCACAGCTTTCCTCGAATGTTACACCAG AGAGAACGGGGCCTCTGCCACCGGGGAAGCTTCTCCCTTGGAGAACAGTCTCGAGTGATGTCTCA CTTCTTGCCCAATGACCTAAGCTTCACTGATACCTACTCTCAGAAGGCTTTCTGCGGCATCTACAGCAAAGATGGTCAAATCTTCATGTCTGCTTGCCAAG ATCAGACAATCCGACTGTACGACTGTCGGTATGGCCGCTTCCATAAATTCAAAAGCATCAAGGCCCGGGATGTAGGCTGGAGTGTCTTGGATGTGGCCTTCACTCCTGATGGAAACCACTTCCTGTACTCCAGCTGGTCTGATTACA tTCATATCTGCAATATCTATGgggaaggagacacacacactgCCCTGGATCTAAG GCCAGAAGAGCGTCGCTTTGCTGTCTTCTCCATCGCTGTCTCCTCAGATGGGCGAGAAGTACTAGGAGG AGCCAATGATGGCTGCCTGTATGTCTTTGACCGAGAACAAAACCGGCGTACTCTTCAG ATTGAGTCTCACGAGGATGACGTGAATGCAGTGGCGTTTGCTGACATAAGCTCCCAAATCCTGTTCTCTGGGGGAGACGATGCCATCTGCAAAGTGTGGGACCGACGCACCATGAGAGAGGATGACCCCAAGCCTGTGGGTGCACTGGCTGGACACCAGGATGGCATCACCTTTATTGACAGCAAG GGTGATGCCCGGTATCTCATCTCCAACTCCAAAGACCAGACCATTAAACTTTGGGATATCAGACGCTTTTCCAGCCGAGAAGGCATGGAAGCATCACGCCAGGCTGCCACACAGCAAAACTGGGACTATCGGTGGCAACAGGTACCCAAGAAAG CCTGGAAGAAGCTGAAGCTCCCAGGAGACAGCTCCTTGATGACCTACCGAGGCCATGGAGTGCTGCACACTCTCATCCGCTGCCGATTCTCCCCAGCCCACAGCACCGGCCAGCAGTTCATCTACAGTGGCTGCTCTACTGGCAAAGTAGTTG TATATGACCTTCTAAGTGGCCACATTGTGAAGAAGCTGACCAACCACAAGGCCTGTGTGCGTGACGTCAGTTGGCACCCCTTTGAAGAAAAGATTGTCAGCAGTTCG TGGGATGGGAACCTGCGTCTTTGGCAGTACCGCCAGGCTGAGTACTTCCAGGATGACATGCCAGAGTCTGAGAAATGTCCCTGTGCTCCCACTTCGGTGCCCTGCCCATCTGTGGCCTTTTCCTCACCTCAGTAG
- the Fitm1 gene encoding fat storage-inducing transmembrane protein 1, whose product MERGPMVGAGLGARARVRALLGCLVKVLLWVASALLYFGSEQAARLLGSPCLRRLYHAWLAAVVIFGPLLQFHVNSRTIFASHGNFFNIKFVNSAWGWTCTFLGGFVLLVVFLATRRVAVTARHLSRLVVGAAVWRGAGRAFLLIEDLTGSCFEPLPQGLLLHELPDRRSCLAAGHQWRGYTVSSHTFLLTFCCLLMAEEAAVFAKYLAHGLPAGAPLRLVFLLNVLLLGLWNFLLLCTVIYFHQYTHKVVGAAVGTFAWYLTYGSWYHQPWSPGIPGHGLFPRSRSIRKHN is encoded by the exons atGGAGCGGGGGCCGATggtgggggcagggctggggGCCAGGGCCCGAGTCCGAGCACTGCTGGGGTGCCTGGTCAAGGTGCTACTCTGGGTGGCCTCTGCCTTACTGTACTTTGGAAGTGAACAAGCTGCCCGCCTTCTAGGCAGCCCCTGCTTACGGCGCCTCTACCATGCTTGGTTGGCAGCAGTGGTCATCTTTGGGCCCCTTCTGCAGTTTCATGTTAACTCTCGGACGATCTTCGCTAGCCACGGCAACTTCTTCAACAT AAAGTTTGTGAACTCAGCTTGGGGCTGGACATGTACCTTCCTGGGGGGCTTTGTGCTGCTGGTGGTGTTCCTGGCTACAAGACGTGTAGCAGTGACTGCCAGGCACCTGAGCCGACTGGTCGTGGGGGCAGCTGTCTGGCGAGGGGCCGGACGGGCCTTCCTACTCATCGAGGACCTGACTGGTTCTTGCTTCGAGCCTCTGCCCCAGGGCCTACTGCTTCATGAGCTGCCTGACCGCCGGAGCTGCCTGGCAGCCGGCCACCAATGGCGAGGTTACACTGTCTCCTCCCACACCTTCCTCCTCACCTTCTGCTGCCTCCTCATGGCTGAGGAAGCAGCTGTGTTTGCCAAGTACCTGGCCCACGGGCTACCAGCTGGGGCCCCCCTGCGCCTTGTTTTCCTACTCAATGTGCTGTTGCTGGGCCTCTGGAACTTCTTGCTGCTCTGCACTGTCATCTATTTCCATCAATACACCCACAAGGTGGTGGGTGCTGCAGTAGGCACGTTTGCCTGGTACCTTACCTATGGCAGCTGGTACCACCAACCCTGGTCTCCTGGGATCCCAGGCCATGGGCTCTTCCCCCGATCCCGCTCAATCCGAAAACataactga
- the Psme1 gene encoding proteasome activator complex subunit 1 isoform X2: MATLRVHPEAQAKVDVFREDLCSKTENLLGSYFPKKISELDAFLKEPALNEANLSNLKAPLDIPIPDPVKEKEKEERKKQQEKEEKDEKKKGEDEDKGPPCGPVNCNEKIVALLQRLKPEIKDVIEQLNLVTTWLQLQIPRIEDGNNFGVAVQEKVFELMTSLHTKLEGFHTQISKYFSERGDAVTKAAKQPHVGDYRQLVHELDEAEYQDIRLMVMEIRNAYAVLYDIILKNFEKLKKPRGETKGMIY; encoded by the exons ATGGCCACCCTGAGGGTCCATCCTGAAGCCCAAGCCAAG GTGGATGTGTTTCGGGAAGACCTGTGTAGCAAG ACAGAGAACCTGCTTGGGAGCTATTTTCCCAAGAAGATCTCAGAGCTGGATGCATTCCTAAAG GAGCCAGCTCTCAATGAAGCCAACCTGAGCAATCTGAAGGCTCCACTGGACATCCCAATACCTGATCCAgtcaaggagaaagagaaggaggagcgGAAGAAACAACAGGAG aaagaagagaaggatgagaagaaaaaaggggaagATGAAGACAAAG GTCCTCCCTGTGGCCCAGTGAACTGCAATGAAAAAATCGTGGCCCTCCTGCAGCGCCTAAAGCCTGAGATCAAGGATGTCATTGAGCAACTCAATCTG GTCACTACTTGGTTGCAACTACAGATACCTCGGATAGAGGATGGAAATAATTTTGGAGTGGCTGTCCAG GAGAAGGTGTTTGAGCTGATGACCAGCCTTCATACCAAGCTGGAGGGCTTCCACACTCAAATCTCTAA GTACTTCTCAGAGAGGGGTGATGCGGTGACCAAAGCAGCCAAGCAGCCCCACGTG GGTGATTATCGGCAGCTGGTGCACGAGCTGGATGAGGCAGAGTACCAGGACATCCGGCTGATGGTCATGGAGATCCGTAATGCTTAc GCTGTGTTATATGACATCATCCTAAAGAATTTCGAGAAGCTCAAGAAACCCCGTGGAGAAACTAAGGGAATGATTTATTGA
- the Emc9 gene encoding ER membrane protein complex subunit 9 isoform X3 — MGEVEISARAYGKMCLHASRYPYAAVNGLLLAPAPRSGECLCLTDCVPLFHSNLALSVMLEVALNQVDVWGAQAGLVVAGYYHANAALDDQSPGLLALKIAGRIAEFFPDAVLIMLDNKKLVTRPRVPPVIVLENQGLRWVPKDKNLVMWRDWEESREMVGALLEGQAHRHLVDFDCHLDDIRQDWTNQQLNTQITQWGGPTSGNA, encoded by the exons ATGGGGGAGGTGGAAATTTCCGCCCGGGCCTACGGGAAGATGTGCCTGCACGCATCTCGGTACCCATACGCAGCTGTCAACGGGTTGTTGCTGGCTCCCGCGCCGCGGTCAGGAGAATGCCTCTGCCTCACCGACTGTGTGCCCCTCTTCCACAGCAACCTGGCCCTATCCGTCATGCTGGAGGTCGCGCTCAATCAG GTGGATGTGTGGGGCGCACAGGCCGGTCTGGTGGTAGCTGGGTACTACCACGCCAATGCTGCCTTAGACGACCAGAG CCCTGGGCTTCTGGCCTTGAAAATCGCTGGGCGAATTGCAGAATTCTTCCCTGATGCAGTGCTTATTATG CTGGATAATAAGAAATTGGTGACTCGGCCTCGTGTACCTCCAGTCATTGTCCTGGAGAACCAAGGTCTTCGATGGGTGCCTAAGGACAAGAACTT agtAATGTGGAGAGACTGGGAAGAGTCGAGAGAGATGGTGGGAGCACTGCTGGAGGGCCAGGCCCACCGTCACCTTGTAGACTTTGACTGCCATCTTGATGACATTCGGCAGGACTGGACCAACCAGCAGCTTAACACTCAAATCACCCAGTGGGGTGGTCCCACCAGTGGGAATGCCTGA
- the Emc9 gene encoding ER membrane protein complex subunit 9 isoform X2, whose translation MLEVALNQVDVWGAQAGLVVAGYYHANAALDDQRLPLSSAESEHLFLTAFKHQAIVRQAGPTLPGQLQGKATAVCTSRRPGRPGSALSWLLTPLIFPLHSPGLLALKIAGRIAEFFPDAVLIMLDNKKLVTRPRVPPVIVLENQGLRWVPKDKNLVMWRDWEESREMVGALLEGQAHRHLVDFDCHLDDIRQDWTNQQLNTQITQWGGPTSGNA comes from the exons ATGCTGGAGGTCGCGCTCAATCAG GTGGATGTGTGGGGCGCACAGGCCGGTCTGGTGGTAGCTGGGTACTACCACGCCAATGCTGCCTTAGACGACCAGAG ATTGCCACTCTCATCAGCAGAATCTGAGCACCTGTTTCTCACAGCATTCAAGCATCAAGCCATCGTACGTCAAGCAGGCCCGACACTCCCAGGCCAGCTGCAGGGAAAGGCTACAGCTGTGTGCACCTCTAGGAGGCCTGGGAGACCTGGGTCTGCCCTCAGTTGGCTCCTCACTCCTCTGATCTTCCCCCTACACAGCCCTGGGCTTCTGGCCTTGAAAATCGCTGGGCGAATTGCAGAATTCTTCCCTGATGCAGTGCTTATTATG CTGGATAATAAGAAATTGGTGACTCGGCCTCGTGTACCTCCAGTCATTGTCCTGGAGAACCAAGGTCTTCGATGGGTGCCTAAGGACAAGAACTT agtAATGTGGAGAGACTGGGAAGAGTCGAGAGAGATGGTGGGAGCACTGCTGGAGGGCCAGGCCCACCGTCACCTTGTAGACTTTGACTGCCATCTTGATGACATTCGGCAGGACTGGACCAACCAGCAGCTTAACACTCAAATCACCCAGTGGGGTGGTCCCACCAGTGGGAATGCCTGA
- the Emc9 gene encoding ER membrane protein complex subunit 9 isoform X1: MGEVEISARAYGKMCLHASRYPYAAVNGLLLAPAPRSGECLCLTDCVPLFHSNLALSVMLEVALNQVDVWGAQAGLVVAGYYHANAALDDQRLPLSSAESEHLFLTAFKHQAIVRQAGPTLPGQLQGKATAVCTSRRPGRPGSALSWLLTPLIFPLHSPGLLALKIAGRIAEFFPDAVLIMLDNKKLVTRPRVPPVIVLENQGLRWVPKDKNLVMWRDWEESREMVGALLEGQAHRHLVDFDCHLDDIRQDWTNQQLNTQITQWGGPTSGNA, translated from the exons ATGGGGGAGGTGGAAATTTCCGCCCGGGCCTACGGGAAGATGTGCCTGCACGCATCTCGGTACCCATACGCAGCTGTCAACGGGTTGTTGCTGGCTCCCGCGCCGCGGTCAGGAGAATGCCTCTGCCTCACCGACTGTGTGCCCCTCTTCCACAGCAACCTGGCCCTATCCGTCATGCTGGAGGTCGCGCTCAATCAG GTGGATGTGTGGGGCGCACAGGCCGGTCTGGTGGTAGCTGGGTACTACCACGCCAATGCTGCCTTAGACGACCAGAG ATTGCCACTCTCATCAGCAGAATCTGAGCACCTGTTTCTCACAGCATTCAAGCATCAAGCCATCGTACGTCAAGCAGGCCCGACACTCCCAGGCCAGCTGCAGGGAAAGGCTACAGCTGTGTGCACCTCTAGGAGGCCTGGGAGACCTGGGTCTGCCCTCAGTTGGCTCCTCACTCCTCTGATCTTCCCCCTACACAGCCCTGGGCTTCTGGCCTTGAAAATCGCTGGGCGAATTGCAGAATTCTTCCCTGATGCAGTGCTTATTATG CTGGATAATAAGAAATTGGTGACTCGGCCTCGTGTACCTCCAGTCATTGTCCTGGAGAACCAAGGTCTTCGATGGGTGCCTAAGGACAAGAACTT agtAATGTGGAGAGACTGGGAAGAGTCGAGAGAGATGGTGGGAGCACTGCTGGAGGGCCAGGCCCACCGTCACCTTGTAGACTTTGACTGCCATCTTGATGACATTCGGCAGGACTGGACCAACCAGCAGCTTAACACTCAAATCACCCAGTGGGGTGGTCCCACCAGTGGGAATGCCTGA